GTCAATCACATCGCGTATGTCTTTCACGCCGGCGTTAATGGCGCTCATGGCCACAAACGGCACCTTAAGTTGCCCCGCAATGATTCCGGCCAGGGTGGTTTTGCCCACGCCGGGCGGTCCCCAGAAGATCATGGAAGGTACCATGCCGGCCTCAATGTAGCGGCGCAGCACCCCATTGGGACCTACCAGGTGTTGCTGCCCGGCGTATTGGTCCAGGTTGTGCGGGCGCATGCGCTCCGGCAAAGGGGCTTTGGTGGTTTGGAACATGGTAAGAAAGGCTCTGAAAAGGTATTATCCCACTAACGGGGAAAGCTGCCACGAAGATACTTTGAATTGCTTTCCGTTTTATGCCTCTTTTCCGGAAAATGGGCTCAAAACGGAGGAGCAATTGCCAAGGGTTCATAGAAAGACAATTGCCTTTCTTAGGTGCAGGGCCAACAGGTCCTAAACAAATAACTGGTTCAGGTGTCAGCCCGGCTCTGAAAAGTATGGAAGTTTGAAACTTTAGCGAGGCGCTAGCCTCACTGATTCTTGGGAAGGCCTACAGCAGATAATGGAAGTATCCATCAGACGGCTAAGATACTCACGGAGAAAGAAGGAAATATCTAAGAGACGCTACAGCAACTTGGCTATGTCTACCGCTACGGCATAAGTAAACAAAACAAACAGCGTGATAAAGAACCCGTAGCCTACCAGGTACAAGAGCTTTTGCTTTTTATAGGGCTCCTTTGCCCGGTAGCTTTTTATCAGGAAGAAGAACCCCACGGGAGTAATGAAAACGGCTAGCAAGGCAGGCAAACTGATGGTCAAATCTCTGATGGTCCCTTCCAGCTTAAGAGCAGGCAACAGCAGGGCCATGAGAATGGTGAAGGCCGTTAAATATAGAATGGCCCGGTAAAGGGCTTTCGCCTTTTTCAGGTTTTTGTTGTTGCCCAAAACTGCTTCTGTTTCCATTGTCTTATATTCTTTCCTCCTTCCCGTTTTAGGCCTGTTTTAAAGAAAACAGGCCTAAAACGCTACTTTGTTGCTTCCTTTATAAGGCGGCCATCAAACAGATGGGTTTGTTCCAGCAGGTAAGTTTGGTATTCATACACCAGCTTTTTAGGGATGCGGGCAAAGTCCATCTGTTTTTCCCCCACCACCTTTTGGGTTGCACCGCTTACGGTATTCAAATCCAAATGCGTTTTGTGAAATCTCCTGAGTTCGGAGGGCAGATCATTTACTTGGATTACCCGCCACCGGGGCGTTCTGGTCACGCCGGTTTCATAGTATTGCGCCACCAGTTTCTCGCTGGGGTTTTGCGACGAGCGGTAAATGATGCGGTCTTCTTTTATATCACCCAGAAACTTTAAACTCAGGAAAAAGGCGATGCCCACCGGCAAGAGCAGCACGTCTGAGTATATCAGCAAGGGAGTAGATTTCTTCAGCTTTACCATCAGCAGGTAATAAATACCTTCAATGTACAGGAATACCAAAACCATTAACAGCAGCAATAGAAGCAGGTGGCCCTCCAGCAGAAACTGGGCAAAGGCAGAGCGGGGCTCATACCGGTAACTTGCCCACATCTGAAGCAGAATCAACGCTATTCCTACAGCCCCTATGGCTAGGATTTTTGACTTTGCCGTTTCTGCCTTTTTATGGTTGTCCTTCATACCACCTGGAATGTTGCGCTGGGTCTGCTACGGTTTTTTTTGCTGCCCGGCTTTCAGGGCCTCGGCCTTTGCTTTGGCCACCGCCTCCTGCTGATCGGCCCAGAGGCGCTTCTTTTCCTCGGCCTGCTCGGGGCTGAGGTCCGTGAAATGGTAGATCATGTTTTTGATGTCCACCTCCGGGAAGTCATAGACCTTGGTCATGGTCAGGCAATCGGTAGGGCAGACGGTGGTGCAGAGTCCGCAGTAACAACATTTGGCCAGGTCAATGTCAAACATGGGCGCGAAGAGCCGTTTTTTAGTGCCGTCTGAGGTTTCGCCTATGTCTTCGGTGGCTTTGACAGACTCAATGGTGATGCAGTCTACGGGGCAGATCTTGGCGCAGAGGTCGCAGACAATGCAGTCGTCAATCTCATTGTGCAGGCGGTAGCGGCCGTTCTCGGGTACAGGCAGCGTCTCATAGGGGTACTTCAGGGTCACCAATCCGGTTTGATGCGCGAAGTAGTTGGGGTCCGCGATATCCAAGGGAGCGCGCCGGCGCCTGGCCTGAAGCATGTGCCTGAACGTAAGCGCCATGCCCTGCCAGAGCGATTGCGCATTTCGCCAAAAGCCTCGTCTTTGTAAGCTGCCTGTTTCTTTGCCCATTTGGTTAAATCATGAATAAACGCCACACCGCCGCCAGCAATACTAACACCAGCGCCGCCGGGGTCAGCAGTTTCCAGCACAGGTGCATGAGTTGGTCTACGCGCAGCCGCGGATAGGTCCAGCGCAGCCATACCTGCACCGTCATTAGCACCAGCGCCTTGCCTACCAACCAGAAGAACGCCCATAAATGCCCACTCCAACTCCCCAAGGCACCCGTGGTCCAGTCGGCCAGGCGCACAGGGCCCAGGTTGGGGAAAGGCGTGTTCCAGCTGCCTAGAAACAAGACCACGGCCACCAAACTCACCAGCAACATCATGGCGTACTCGGCCAGGAATAGCGCGGCAAACCGGAAGCCACTGTATTCTACGTGAAAACCCGCCACCAGCTCAGATTCCGCCTCCGGAATATCAAAGGGCGCCCGGTTGCACTCGGCCAGCGACGCAATAAAGTAAATCACAAACCCAATGCTGAGCAGCGGCATGCGCAAAATGTTCCAGGTCAGGAATCCACCCACCTGCGTCACGTCCACTCCCCAGGCCTTCAGCCCGAACAGGTAATTGGTCTCCTGCCCGTACCCGGGAAACTGCCGCAGGTGCAGCCCCTGCTGAAAACTGATTTCCTGCAAATCAAGGCTCTGGCTGATGATCACCACGCTTAGAATCGCCAGCCCCGCCGGAATCTCATAGGACACAATCTGCGCCACCGACCGCATGGCCCCCAGCAGCGCATATTTGTTATTGGAGCCCCAGCCCGCCATCAAGAGCCCCACCACATCCAGAGACACAATGGCCAGTAGAAAGAACAGGCCCAACGAGGTGCCCGAGGGAATAAGGGTTGGGGTGAGCGGCACCACGGCAAACCCCGCCAGCACCGCCGCGAAAATTACCAGCGGGGCCAGTTTGAAAAGCCACTTATCGGCGGCGGCCGGCACTATGTCTTCTTTCTGGAGGAGCTTGAGGATATCGGCGGCAAACTGCAGGGTGCCGTACGGCCCGGCCTCAGTGGGCCCCAGCCGGTCCTGGATAAAGGCCGACAGCTTCCGCTCGGCGTAGAAGATGATTACCACCACGCCCAGAATCAGGAATATGACAAACGGCAACGCCAGCATGCGCTCAAAGGATTGTTCTGACCAAAGGTACTTAATTTAGCTATTTGTTTTTAGCTACGGGATAATGGTTTTAAAAGCCGTTTTCAGGGTCTTTTTAGAAATAAAGGCCTAAAAAAAACTCTCCGAAACCCCATGGCATCTTCTAAAAGAGGAAGGCGCCTTGCCTAGTTGTTTCGCCATTTTCTTCTGGTGTTTTATGGTCCGGAAATACTCTTTAATTTAGGCCTCTGGTTTAACCTGTCTCCTATGCTCCTACACCTTCTCTGGCCTTTGCTTTTCTTCTGGAATACCGTTGGTTCGGCCAAGGCCCCTGCCCTTACCGGCCAAGACGTAATAGCCAAAATGCACCGGAAATACGCGGGCAAGTTTGACCCTTATTTCACGTTTGACCAGACCGCGGTACTGTACAAAAGCCCCCAGGACTCCACGGTGCAGGTATGGCACGAGGCGATTGTTTTCCCGGGCAAGTTGGTGATCAAGTTTGACGATTTCTCGGCCGGTAACGGGGCCATCTATGCCCAGGACAGCCAGTTCGTTTTCAAAGACAATGTGTTGCAAAGCCGGAGGCGCCGCGTGCATGAACTTTTGGTACTGGCCTTTGACGTGTACCACCAGCCGGTAGCGCGCACAGTGGCCCAGCTGCAGGAAGCAGGCATTGACCTTTCCCTGGCCCGGCAAACCAGCTGGCAAGACAAGAACGTGTATGTGGTAGGCAACCCCGAAGGCAGCCATTTCATCATTGACCAAAAGAAGCTCTGGCTACTACAGACAGTAAGGCAAACCGGGGAAAACAGAACCGTGGTGGACCTGAAAGGCTACCAGAAACTACAAGACAACTGGATTGCCACCAACCTCACCTTTTCCCTCAATGGCAGACGCACCATGCGGGAAGTGTACTACAACATGAAATTCCCGAACGCTTTGCCTGCAGATATATTCACGGTAGCCGGATTTAACGCCGCCCGCTGGTAACCTGTTTTATGCCAGGTTTCCGGAAAACAGCCTTGAAACGAAGTAAACCTTTCTCCAATTATTAATCTAACACCAAAATGGCCACCGTTAAACTGACGCCCGCCCAGCAGGAAGAAAAAATTGAAGTCTTTTTCACCCACGGCCCGGCTTATGCGCAGCCTATCTGCGAGAAACTGAGAGAGGCCATTGCCACCGCAGACCCAGACCTGAAGGCCTCCTGGAAATGGGGAACTCCGGTGTATGAGAAAGCGGGCGCAAGCATGGTCTGTGCCATTAGTGTGCACAAACAGCATGTGAACCTCACCTTCTTCCAGGGGGTACAGGTGCCAGATACCTATGGCCTTTTCACTACCGGCCTTGACGCCAAAAACATGCGCACCATCAGGTTCACAGAGGCTGGCCAGGTAAATGAGAAACAGGTGGCAGAATATGTTATAGCCGCCACGCACGTAAAACCAGATAAGTCTGCCAAATCCACGGAACGCAGCGTAATTGAAATACCCGAAGACCTGAAACTGGCCCTCGCCCAGGCCCAGCAACTAGACAAATTTGAGCAGATGGCCTACACGCATCGCAAGGAATACGTGCGCTGGGTCACCGAAGCCAAACGCCAGGAAACGAGGGATAGCCGCATTCTAAAAACCGTAGACCGGATTATGGAGGGTAAGAAATTCAGCTGATCTCCTGCAAG
This Rufibacter radiotolerans DNA region includes the following protein-coding sequences:
- a CDS encoding NuoI/complex I 23 kDa subunit family protein, coding for MGKETGSLQRRGFWRNAQSLWQGMALTFRHMLQARRRRAPLDIADPNYFAHQTGLVTLKYPYETLPVPENGRYRLHNEIDDCIVCDLCAKICPVDCITIESVKATEDIGETSDGTKKRLFAPMFDIDLAKCCYCGLCTTVCPTDCLTMTKVYDFPEVDIKNMIYHFTDLSPEQAEEKKRLWADQQEAVAKAKAEALKAGQQKKP
- a CDS encoding complex I subunit 1/NuoH family protein, with translation MLALPFVIFLILGVVVIIFYAERKLSAFIQDRLGPTEAGPYGTLQFAADILKLLQKEDIVPAAADKWLFKLAPLVIFAAVLAGFAVVPLTPTLIPSGTSLGLFFLLAIVSLDVVGLLMAGWGSNNKYALLGAMRSVAQIVSYEIPAGLAILSVVIISQSLDLQEISFQQGLHLRQFPGYGQETNYLFGLKAWGVDVTQVGGFLTWNILRMPLLSIGFVIYFIASLAECNRAPFDIPEAESELVAGFHVEYSGFRFAALFLAEYAMMLLVSLVAVVLFLGSWNTPFPNLGPVRLADWTTGALGSWSGHLWAFFWLVGKALVLMTVQVWLRWTYPRLRVDQLMHLCWKLLTPAALVLVLLAAVWRLFMI
- a CDS encoding DUF1801 domain-containing protein, with the protein product MATVKLTPAQQEEKIEVFFTHGPAYAQPICEKLREAIATADPDLKASWKWGTPVYEKAGASMVCAISVHKQHVNLTFFQGVQVPDTYGLFTTGLDAKNMRTIRFTEAGQVNEKQVAEYVIAATHVKPDKSAKSTERSVIEIPEDLKLALAQAQQLDKFEQMAYTHRKEYVRWVTEAKRQETRDSRILKTVDRIMEGKKFS